In Zingiber officinale cultivar Zhangliang chromosome 11B, Zo_v1.1, whole genome shotgun sequence, a single window of DNA contains:
- the LOC122034411 gene encoding uncharacterized protein LOC122034411 isoform X2, producing MEDSTGPLDSASTASPPSSFDRESSNKDANTLREVVHAHNSRRPNLASLQIPARTLESPMPSARTHGLSSPGSARAGLPPKPNSTRSKSSLRSVFSQRSLKTKGSTSEGDRTVLLIPGTPSSGQQDNPSTPRQFSFIKVLSSVSTKRTYSLPVTPVGNQGPSTEQERHVGLSSLEKKGVKMQIRRSLSVPGNAKNRGLRRMDSIGLVRVISATPRPVMTDITIENDAAIETVNVTEDVSEDIPEEEAVCRICFIELSEGGETLKMECSCKGELALAHKECAVKWFSIKGNKRCDVCKQEVRNLPVTLLRLQNNQTVRRHAANATHRQQVAQYRVLQDVPILVMVSMLAYFCFLEQLLVSELGPHALAISLPFACVLGLLASMIASTMVSQSYIWAYASFQFALVILFAHVFYSVVS from the exons ATGGAGGATTCGACAGGCCCATTGGACTCGGCTTCCACGGCATCGCCGCCCTCGAGCTTTGATCGCGAG TCATCTAACAAGGATGCAAACACCTTAAGGGAGGTTGTGCATGCACATAATTCTCGACGACCAAACCTTGCATCCTTGCAAATACCTGCGAGAACTTTGGAAAGTCCAATGCCTTCTGCAAGGACACATGGATTGTCCAGTCCTGGTTCAGCAAGAGCAGGCCTACCACCAAAACCAAATTCAACAAGGTCAAAATCATCTCTTAGAAGTGTCTTCTCACAGAGGAGTCTTAAgacaaaaggctcaacttcagaAGGTGACAGAACAGTTCTCCTGATTCCCGGAACACCTTCTTCAGGACAACAAGACAATCCTTCAACGCCAAGGCAATTTTCTTTTATCAAGGTTTTATCCTCTGTTTCAACCAAGAGAacatactctttacctgttacaCCAGTTGGCAATCAAGGTCCATCTACTGAACAAGAAAGACATGTGGGCCTCTCTTCTCTGGAA AAAAAAGGTGTGAAGATGCAGATCAGACGATCACTTTCAGTACCTGGGAATGCCAAAAATAGAGGTTTACGGAGAATGGATTCAATTGGTTTAGTACGAGTTATTTCAGCAACCCCTCGTCCTGTCATGACTGACATTACCATCGAAAATGATGCAGCTATCGAGACAGTCAATG TAACTGAAGATGTTAGTGAAGATATTCCAGAAGAAGAGGCCGTCTGCCGAATATGTTTCATTGAACTTTCTGAAGGAGGAGAAACACTTAAAATGGAGTGTAGCTGCAAAGGAGAACTTGCACTTGCACACAAAGAGTGTGCAGTAAAATGGTTTAGTATTAAGGGAAACAAGAGATGCGATGTATGCAAGCAGGAAGTAAGAAACCTACCTGTAACATTGCTGAGATTACAGAATAATCAGACTGTTCGTAGACACGCTGCAAATGCAACTCATCGGCAACAAGTTGCTCAATACAG GGTATTGCAGGATGTCCCTATTCTTGTCATGGTCAGCATGCTTGCCTATTTCTGCTTCCTGGAGCAACTCTTA GTTAGTGAATTGGGTCCCCATGCTCTCGCCATATCTTTGCCATTTGCTTGTGTTCTAGGTCTTCTTGCATCCATGATAGCTTCAACGATGG TGAGCCAGAGCTACATTTGGGCCTATGCATCGTTCCAATTTGCACTTGTGATCCTCTTTGCTCATGTTTTCTATAGTGTGGTAAG CTAG
- the LOC122034411 gene encoding uncharacterized protein LOC122034411 isoform X1, translating into MEDSTGPLDSASTASPPSSFDRESSNKDANTLREVVHAHNSRRPNLASLQIPARTLESPMPSARTHGLSSPGSARAGLPPKPNSTRSKSSLRSVFSQRSLKTKGSTSEGDRTVLLIPGTPSSGQQDNPSTPRQFSFIKVLSSVSTKRTYSLPVTPVGNQGPSTEQERHVGLSSLEKKGVKMQIRRSLSVPGNAKNRGLRRMDSIGLVRVISATPRPVMTDITIENDAAIETVNVTEDVSEDIPEEEAVCRICFIELSEGGETLKMECSCKGELALAHKECAVKWFSIKGNKRCDVCKQEVRNLPVTLLRLQNNQTVRRHAANATHRQQVAQYRVLQDVPILVMVSMLAYFCFLEQLLVSELGPHALAISLPFACVLGLLASMIASTMVSQSYIWAYASFQFALVILFAHVFYSVLGVSPVFSILLSSFTGFGISISMNSLLIEYLRWRARRNLRSVQLSQSRQQSEARNLARVEDGDDTRQQDLENQIQDLNPLQHEQNHS; encoded by the exons ATGGAGGATTCGACAGGCCCATTGGACTCGGCTTCCACGGCATCGCCGCCCTCGAGCTTTGATCGCGAG TCATCTAACAAGGATGCAAACACCTTAAGGGAGGTTGTGCATGCACATAATTCTCGACGACCAAACCTTGCATCCTTGCAAATACCTGCGAGAACTTTGGAAAGTCCAATGCCTTCTGCAAGGACACATGGATTGTCCAGTCCTGGTTCAGCAAGAGCAGGCCTACCACCAAAACCAAATTCAACAAGGTCAAAATCATCTCTTAGAAGTGTCTTCTCACAGAGGAGTCTTAAgacaaaaggctcaacttcagaAGGTGACAGAACAGTTCTCCTGATTCCCGGAACACCTTCTTCAGGACAACAAGACAATCCTTCAACGCCAAGGCAATTTTCTTTTATCAAGGTTTTATCCTCTGTTTCAACCAAGAGAacatactctttacctgttacaCCAGTTGGCAATCAAGGTCCATCTACTGAACAAGAAAGACATGTGGGCCTCTCTTCTCTGGAA AAAAAAGGTGTGAAGATGCAGATCAGACGATCACTTTCAGTACCTGGGAATGCCAAAAATAGAGGTTTACGGAGAATGGATTCAATTGGTTTAGTACGAGTTATTTCAGCAACCCCTCGTCCTGTCATGACTGACATTACCATCGAAAATGATGCAGCTATCGAGACAGTCAATG TAACTGAAGATGTTAGTGAAGATATTCCAGAAGAAGAGGCCGTCTGCCGAATATGTTTCATTGAACTTTCTGAAGGAGGAGAAACACTTAAAATGGAGTGTAGCTGCAAAGGAGAACTTGCACTTGCACACAAAGAGTGTGCAGTAAAATGGTTTAGTATTAAGGGAAACAAGAGATGCGATGTATGCAAGCAGGAAGTAAGAAACCTACCTGTAACATTGCTGAGATTACAGAATAATCAGACTGTTCGTAGACACGCTGCAAATGCAACTCATCGGCAACAAGTTGCTCAATACAG GGTATTGCAGGATGTCCCTATTCTTGTCATGGTCAGCATGCTTGCCTATTTCTGCTTCCTGGAGCAACTCTTA GTTAGTGAATTGGGTCCCCATGCTCTCGCCATATCTTTGCCATTTGCTTGTGTTCTAGGTCTTCTTGCATCCATGATAGCTTCAACGATGG TGAGCCAGAGCTACATTTGGGCCTATGCATCGTTCCAATTTGCACTTGTGATCCTCTTTGCTCATGTTTTCTATAGTGTG CTAGGAGTAAGCCCTGTGTTCTCCATTTTACTTTCCTCATTTACTGGGTTTGGTATTTCCATCAGTATGAACTCTTTGCTCATTGAGTATTTAAGATGGAGGGCTAGGAGAAATTTGCGCTCGGTCCAACTTAGTCAGAGTCGGCAACAGAGTGAAGCCAGAAACCTTGCTAGAGTTGAAGACGGAGATGACACAAGGCAGCAAGACTTGGAGAACCAGATTCAAGATCTTAACCCTTTGCAACATGAACAAAATCATTCGTAA